Genomic DNA from Paenibacillus donghaensis:
ATAAATCTGATAGGCCACCGCCTCTCCGCTCCAGGAAGGCAGCGCCGTAGCGTAGGAATGATGCAGATAGGCGTACTGGAAAGAGCCGGCCTGTTCACGGTTGACCGACACGCCCCGCTCTCCGTACCAGACAAACTCGCCGCCTGCCGCTTCCGCATGGAACAAATACCGGCTGCGCCGCTCAGGCAGCTCTATCACGGCTTCATAAATGTCATAGCTTCCGGCGCAGCCGATCCGCTCCATGGGGCGCGGCAGCTCACTGCCTGGTGAATGATAACGGTCCGTATGGATTACGGTGCAGCACAGCTGCTCCCCGGCCTGCACGAACAGGCGGAGCTTCAGCAGCCCCTCGCCTGCCGGACAAGCAAACGGGTCTCCGCTGGTATGATACATAAATAAGGGCTGACGCATGGATATCGACTCTCCTTTTAGAGGGCTTACTATATATATGTTATTATGGATGAGAAGAAACGGCTTCGCCGCCCTTTGTATAAAGGCGGCATCCGTTTCTGCGAGAAATAGAAGGATAATTTATGGCGTGAAGCATATAGATTCTTAAAATACTGCCGTAGATCGTGAGGTCATGCTATGAAAGTAACAATCTCGGATGTGGCCAGAGCAGCCAGTGTGGCTAAATCCACCGTGTCGAAGGTGCTCAATGATTCTCCCAAAATCTCTCCGGAAACCAAACGCAAAGTCCGGGAAATTATGAAGCAGATGAATTATACGCCCAGCAGCATCGCTACCGGACTCGCCAGACAGAGCAGCTTCACCGTCGGACTGCTGGTGGATATGTCAAAAGAGAGCGAATTCCTCAACCAGTTCTTCTACAATATTATCGGCGGGATTGAGAGCGTCATCGGTCCGCTGAAATATGAGCTGACGATCTGCAATGTGCAGCACAGTCAGCCCGAGGACCATTTCATGAACCGGCTGGTGCTGAACCAGCGTGTTGACGGCATCATTGCCAACAATTCGGTGATTACACCGGAGTTGTCCGCCGAGCTGGACCGGCTGAAGTTCCCCTACATCTCCATCGGCGAGATTAACGCCCCGGGCAGCTGGGTCGACTTCGACAACAAGCTGGGCGGCAGCCTGCTGACGGGGCATCTGCTTGCCGAGGGATACTCACGGATCGCTTTTGTGGGCGGCGAGCAGGGCGAGCAGATTCTTACCCGCCGTCTAAACGGCTATCTGCAGGCGCTGCAGCAGGCAGAGCAGCCAGTCCGCCCGGAATGGATCATTCATGGCGAAGCCGATGAGCAGGTCGGCTACCGTGCGGCCCTGCAGCTGCTGCAGCTGGAGGAGCGCCCCGACTCGCTGGTCTGCATGACCAACTATGTCGCTTTTGGCGCACTGCGGGCGGCCAGAGAGCTGGGGCTTGACGTGCCGGCCCAGCTGGGAATCGCAGCATTTGACGATTATCCGCTATCGCCTTATACCACGCCGCCGCTTACGGCGCTTAATCTTGATACCTTCCAGCTTGGCATCACCTCCGGCGAGTGGCTGATGGAGCGGCTGCGCAGCCGCGAAACCCCCTCACGCCAGCTGCTGCTGGAGCCGGAGCTGATCCCGCGCGAGTCCACGCGCAGAGGCGCCGGGGGGCGCTGATGCAGGGAGGTGTGCGGCACCGACGGTGAGGCCAGGCCGCGCGCGGCGCGGATGGCGAGCAGGGGTGCCGACAGGCGGCGCGGACGCGGTCAGGCGGCGCGAGGTGCGATCACCAGTGAGCGTGGTTTCGGCGGCGGGGCTACGCGAAAACTTGCCAAGGAGCGGTCCCTGCGGGGAACCGCTCCTTGGCTTGGAAAGCATTAATGGCCGGGTCAGGTCACCGGCGGTACATTATAAGCAGTAAATATGCCGATACTCCTGCCACCAACCAGATCCGCTTAAAATAAGGGATTTATCCCTTATTTTCCTCGAACTCAGACCAATCTGGCTTTAAATAAGGGATTTATCCCTTATTTTTCTCAACCTCTCTCTTAGTCTTCTTATTCTTAAGCCTCCTAATTAAAGCCGAGTCCTCAATAGGTATGCATTTCTGAGCATCGAGTGCACCCAGCCTACCTATTAAGTGCAGAACTGCAACTAATTTCAGCCTATTTCAG
This window encodes:
- a CDS encoding LacI family DNA-binding transcriptional regulator, coding for MKVTISDVARAASVAKSTVSKVLNDSPKISPETKRKVREIMKQMNYTPSSIATGLARQSSFTVGLLVDMSKESEFLNQFFYNIIGGIESVIGPLKYELTICNVQHSQPEDHFMNRLVLNQRVDGIIANNSVITPELSAELDRLKFPYISIGEINAPGSWVDFDNKLGGSLLTGHLLAEGYSRIAFVGGEQGEQILTRRLNGYLQALQQAEQPVRPEWIIHGEADEQVGYRAALQLLQLEERPDSLVCMTNYVAFGALRAARELGLDVPAQLGIAAFDDYPLSPYTTPPLTALNLDTFQLGITSGEWLMERLRSRETPSRQLLLEPELIPRESTRRGAGGR